A genome region from Lutra lutra chromosome 11, mLutLut1.2, whole genome shotgun sequence includes the following:
- the EN2 gene encoding homeobox protein engrailed-2, giving the protein MEENDPKPSEAAAAEGQRQPESSPSGVSGGGGSPGDADTGRRRALMLPAVLQAPGNHQHPHRITNFFIDNILRPEFGRRKDTGTCCAGAGGGRGSGAGGEGGAGGAEGGGGAGGAEPLLGSGREARQNAPSAPAPLPGGGGGGGGGDSPGDGEGGSKALSLHGGAKKGGDAGASLDGTLKARALGSGDLSVSSDSDSSQASANLGAQPMLWPAWVYCTRYSDRPSSGPRSRKPKKKNPNKEDKRPRTAFTAEQLQRLKAEFQTNRYLTEQRRQSLAQELSLNESQIKIWFQNKRAKIKKATGSKNTLAVHLMAQGLYNHSTTAKEGKSDSE; this is encoded by the exons ATGGAGGAGAATGACCCGAAGCCCAGCgaagcggcggcggcggaggggcAGCGGCAGCCGGAATCCAGCCCCAGCGGCGTctcgggcggcggcggcagcccGGGCGACGCGGACACTGGCCGCCGGCGGGCTCTGATGCTGCCCGCGGTCCTGCAGGCGCCGGGCAACCACCAGCACCCGCACCGCATCACCAACTTCTTCATCGACAACATCCTGCGGCCCGAGTTCGGCCGGAGGAAGGACACGGGGACGTGCTGTGCCGGCGCGGGAGGAGGACGAGGCAGTGGAGCCGGCGGGGAAGGTGGCGCGGGCGGCGCGGAAGgaggcggcggcgcgggcggcgccGAGCCCCTCCTGGGGTCTGGCCGAGAGGCCCGGCAGAACGCGCCCAGTGCGCCCGCACCGCTGccgggcggtggcggcggcggcggcggcggcgactcTCCGGGCGACGGGGAAGGCGGCTCCAAGGCGCTCTCCCTCCACGGCGGCGCCAAGAAAGGCGGCGACGCCGGAGCCTCCCTGGACGGGACGCTCAAGGCCCGCGCCTTGGGCAGCGGCGACCTGTCGGTGAGCTCGGACTCGGACAGCTCGCAGGCCAGCGCCAACCTGGGCGCGCAGCCCATGCTTTGGCCGGCCTGGGTCTACTGCACGCGCTACTCGGACCGGCCTTCTTCAG GTCCCAGGTCCCGCAAACCAAAGAAGAAGAACCCCAACAAAGAGGACAAGCGGCCCCGCACAGCCTTCACGGCGGAGCAGCTGCAGCGGCTCAAGGCCGAGTTCCAGACCAACAGGTACCTGACCGAGCAGCGGCGCCAGAGCTTGGCGCAGGAGCTCAGCCTCAACGAGTCGCAGATCAAGATCTGGTTCCAGAACAAGCGGGCCAAGATCAAGAAGGCCACGGGCAGCAAGAACACGCTGGCTGTGCACCTCATGGCCCAGGGCCTGTACAACCACTCGACGACCGCCAAGGAGGGCAAGTCGGACAGCGAGTAG